The following coding sequences are from one Lolium rigidum isolate FL_2022 chromosome 6, APGP_CSIRO_Lrig_0.1, whole genome shotgun sequence window:
- the LOC124664725 gene encoding uncharacterized protein LOC124664725 — protein sequence MGSLLQLFNEWEIQLLVLLSFVLQIFLFFTGNLRQRGAKFLSGTIWVAYLVADLVAVYALGLLSKQEEKTVTENQHPLAFFWAPFLLIHLGGQDTITAFSLEDNSLWLRHLLNLIVQVVLALYVFWKSTAWRMQLLVPGIFMFVAGIIKYGERTMALMYGNLQNISTGYNSEESNKFTHQELHQDDSYSSIVCFSLDSAPIVRHLFAGFTLFQIPEGFHALTWTKYARSDEVQVAKLAKLVDVELGIMYCDIYTKAAVLRTRRGIMLRCTSQVSAMVALVLFTVGDNKHRYHSRADVAITYTLFVGSLFLEFCAMFMMVMVSPWTWAWLKVNKCSVWLTRMSWKLVSSNIIGWPEEKPLWSNKMGQYKFLSHVGCEGEKQSSSLERGIRKMAKVVGILFFFFEKTQKTFAFHCIEKIGSFTSLLRGREQKMKTTSVYVPSRRQYNP from the coding sequence ATGGGGAGCTTGTTGCAACTATTCAATGAATGGGAGATCCAGCTGCTTGTGCTTCTCAGCTTCGTGCTACAAATATTTCTGTTCTTTACCGGTAACCTTCGTCaacgtggtgccaagtttcttagtGGCACCATTTGGGTAGCTTATTTGGTGGCAGATTTGGTAGCGGTTTACGCCCTTGGTCTGCTCTCAAAACAAGAAGAGAAAACGGTGACTGAAAACCAGCACCCACTAGCTTTCTTTTGGGCGCCCTTCCTACTCATTCATCTTGGCGGACAGGACACCATCACTGCTTTTTCCTTGGAGGACAACAGCTTGTGGTTGAGGCATCTTTTGAATCTGATAGTCCAAGTGGTCCTAGCCTTGTATGTCTTCTGGAAGTCCACTGCTTGGCGCATGCAGCTTCTTGTTCCGGGCATCTTCATGTTTGTTGCTGGAATCATCAAGTACGGGGAGAGGACGATGGCTCTCATGTACGGGAACCTACAAAACATCAGCACTGGATACAACAGTGAAGAAAGTAACAAGTTCACCCATCAAGAACTTCATCAGGATGATAGCTACTCAAGCATTGTTTGCTTTTCATTGGATTCAGCGCCAATTGTTCGACATTTATTTGCTGGATTTACACTCTTCCAGATACCAGAAGGCTTTCATGCATTAACTTGGACAAAATATGCTCGGTCAGATGAAGTCCAGGTGGCCAAGCTGGCCAAGTTGGTTGATGTTGAACTTGGTATCATGTATTGTGATATCTATACCAAGGCCGCAGTGCTTCGGACAAGGCGCGGCATTATGCTTCGGTGCACATCTCAAGTATCAGCAATGGTTGCCCTTGTGCTCTTCACAGTTGGTGACAACAAACATAGATACCACAGCAGAGCTGACGTTGCAATCACCTACACGTTATTTGTTGGAAGCTTATTTCTGGAATTCTGTGCAATGTTTATGATGGTGATGGTGTCACCTTGGACATGGGCATGGCTCAAGGTCAACAAGTGTAGTGTTTGGCTCACTCGCATGTCCTGGAAGCTTGTCTCCAGTAATATTATTGGATGGCCGGAGGAGAAGCCTCTGTGGTCAAACAAGATGGGGCAATACAAGTTTCTGAGCCATGTGGGCTGCGAGGGGGAAAAGCAGAGTAGCTCGTTGGAACGAGGGATCAGGAAAATGGCAAAAGTAGTTGgcatattgtttttttttttcgagaaaacgcaaaagacttttGCGTTTCATTGCATTGAAAAGATAGGGAGTTTTACAAGCCTCCTAAGAGGGAGagaacagaaaatgaaaacaacATCAGTGTACGTCCCAAGTCGTCGGCAGTACAACCCTTAA
- the LOC124661934 gene encoding 39S ribosomal protein L46, mitochondrial-like, translating into MLPRSPASLHLRRLRWARGFSASSSPSPSASTADGKIVASVVFERLPVVIPKINPVVYAFQEFSFRWRQQYRRKYPDDVLGKAEARGKGDYQIDYVPAPRITEADKINDRKSLQRALDNKLYLLLFGKTFGAHDGKPVWHFPEKVYENEDTLRLCAESALKSVLGGLDNTYFVGNAPMAHMVAEQTEDASVSSFKRFFFKSQVIGTTKLDIRKCEDHAWVTKDELLEYFPEHKALFDKMIIHIR; encoded by the exons ATGCTGCCGCGATCCCCGGCGAGCCTCCACCTCCGGCGGCTCCGGTGGGCCCGAGGCTTCAGCGCGTCGTCCTCTCCCTCGCCCTCAGCCTCCACGGCGGACGGCAAGATCGTGGCGTCGGTGGTCTTCGAGCGCCTCCCCGTCGTCATCCCCAAGATCAACCCCGTCGTCTACGCCTTCCAAGAATTCTC gttccgCTGGAGGCAGCAGTACAGGCGGAAGTACCCCGACGACGTCCTCGGCAAGGCGGAGGCGAG GGGCAAGGGTGATTACCAGATAGATTATGTGCCTGCTCCAAGAATCACAGAAGCTGACAAAATAAATGATCGGAA GTCACTACAGCGTGCTCTAGATAATAAACTGTATCTTCTTCTGTTTGGCAAGACTTTTGGGGCTCATGATGGCAAGCCTGTTTGGCATTTTCCAGAAAAAGTGTATGAGAATGAAGACACTTTGCGTTTG TGTGCTGAATCTGCGCTAAAATCTGTTCTTGGTGGACTTGACAACACATATTTTGTTGGCAATGCTCCAATGGCTCATATGGTAGCTGAACAAACAGAAGATGCTAGTGTTTCATCATTCAAG CGTTTCTTCTTCAAGTCGCAAGTGATTGGCACCACAAAACTCGATATCAGGAAATGTGAGGACCACGCGTGGGTGACCAAAGACGAGCTGCTGGAATATTTTCCAGAGCATAAGGCGCTCTTCGACAAGATGATCATTCACATAAGATAG
- the LOC124661935 gene encoding late embryogenesis abundant protein 19-like translates to MSSWLQEKSGEVQAKAGEATKIASETGQSVQDRAVEAKDQAGSFLGEKTQAVTTAASETAEAAKKMGDEAVGKASEAAQAGTDRAVESKDQTGGFLAEKTEAAKKAAVETADAAKEKATETAQYVQDRAVEGKDQTGGFLGEKTDAAKKAATESADAAKEKANAAAQYVQDRAADAAEYTKAEPKENVFQKAGGNVLGAAVGAKDAVLSTLGMGGDAAAEKTTKD, encoded by the coding sequence ATGTCTAGCTGGTTGCAGGAGAAGTCGGGGGAGGTGCAGGCTAAGGCCGGCGAGGCCACGAAGATAGCCTCCGAGACGGGGCAGTCCGTCCAGGACCGCGCCGTCGAGGCGAAGGACCAGGCCGGCAGCTTCCTCGGCGAGAAGACTCAGGCCGTCACCACGGCGGCCTCGGAGACTGCCGAGGCAGCAAAGAAGATGGGGGACGAAGCCGTGGGGAAGGCGTCCGAGGCGGCGCAGGCCGGCACGGACCGCGCCGTCGAGAGCAAGGACCAGACCGGCGGCTTCCTCGCCGAGAAGACCGAGGCTGCCAAGAAGGCAGCCGTCGAGACCGCCGACGCCGCCAAGGAGAAGGCCACCGAGACCGCGCAGTATGTCCAGGACCGCGCCGTCGAAGGCAAGGACCAGACCGGCGGCTTCCTCGGCGAGAAGACCGACGCCGCCAAGAAGGCGGCTACGGAGTCCGCCGACGCCGCCAAGGAGAAGGCCAACGCGGCCGCGCAGTACGTCCAGGACAGGGCGGCCGACGCGGCAGAGTACACCAAGGCCGAGCCCAAGGAGAACGTCTTTCAGAAGGCCGGCGGGAATGTGCTGGGCGCCGCCGTGGGCGCCAAGGACGCCGTCCTCAGCACGCTCGGTATGGGAGGAGATGCTGCCGCCGAGAAGACCACCAAGGACTAG